Proteins from a single region of Haloterrigena alkaliphila:
- a CDS encoding type II toxin-antitoxin system RelE family toxin, which produces MARVLLHPDVEKRLESLPNDIEDRIRSKLSDAGANPERHLKPLKGREEYSLRIGKRRAIIDWDGQRGELRVLEIDTRDNVYD; this is translated from the coding sequence ATGGCGAGGGTACTGTTACACCCGGACGTGGAGAAGCGACTCGAGTCGCTCCCGAACGATATCGAAGACCGAATTCGATCCAAATTGAGCGACGCCGGGGCGAACCCCGAACGGCATTTGAAGCCGCTGAAGGGCCGCGAAGAGTATTCGCTCCGGATCGGCAAACGACGGGCGATTATCGACTGGGACGGGCAACGAGGCGAACTGAGAGTGCTGGAGATCGACACTCGAGATAACGTCTACGACTGA
- a CDS encoding transcriptional regulator, with the protein MHDESTTDETENEEISMDDTEAEAEFLEDRDPEAYPSTLRITSDSEDAHRRGALERLERWENGEEVPHVINFQKPSDLRALLTDRRIELLRSIMAERPDSIRRLAERLDRDVKTVHDDLQVLAEYDIVHFEQAGRAKRPFVPYESIEVSLEISTPNPADDIAPA; encoded by the coding sequence ATGCACGACGAATCCACCACCGACGAGACCGAAAACGAGGAAATTTCGATGGATGACACCGAAGCCGAGGCCGAGTTCCTCGAGGATCGAGACCCGGAAGCGTACCCGTCGACGCTCCGGATTACCTCTGACTCGGAGGACGCCCACCGACGGGGAGCGCTCGAGCGCCTCGAGCGCTGGGAGAACGGCGAGGAGGTCCCGCACGTCATCAACTTCCAGAAACCGAGCGATCTCCGGGCGCTGCTCACGGACCGACGGATCGAACTCCTTCGGAGCATCATGGCCGAGCGACCGGACAGTATCCGTCGGCTGGCCGAGCGCCTCGACCGCGACGTCAAGACGGTCCACGACGACCTCCAGGTACTGGCCGAGTACGATATCGTTCACTTCGAGCAGGCCGGGCGGGCGAAGCGTCCGTTCGTCCCGTACGAGAGCATCGAGGTCAGCCTCGAGATTTCGACACCGAACCCGGCCGACGATATCGCACCGGCCTGA
- a CDS encoding DUF433 domain-containing protein, whose translation MSQMGTAIVRELHDEPHLEGRRLTVQFIKTQVEDRRLEPRTVANRHDLDVADVYRALTYYHDHPDEMRTVENQRRKAADEYAELTTDPDTVRE comes from the coding sequence ATGAGCCAGATGGGGACGGCGATCGTTCGCGAGCTCCACGACGAACCGCACCTCGAGGGGAGGCGACTGACGGTTCAGTTCATCAAGACACAGGTCGAAGATCGAAGACTCGAGCCACGGACGGTCGCCAATCGGCACGACCTCGACGTGGCGGACGTCTACCGAGCGCTCACATACTATCACGACCATCCCGACGAGATGCGAACGGTCGAGAACCAGCGTCGGAAGGCCGCCGACGAGTACGCGGAATTGACGACCGATCCCGATACAGTCCGCGAATGA